From Pseudostreptobacillus hongkongensis:
TTGAAAATAAGATAAATAATGATGAATTATTTGAATATGCTAATGTACATGGAAACTATTATGGTACTTTAAATTCTGAAATAGAAAAAAGACTAGAAAGTGGTCAAAATGTAATATTAGAAATAGATGTTCAAGGTGGAGTAATTGCAAAAGGTAAAAGACCAGATTCAACTCTTGTGTTCTTTAAGGCTCCAAGTCTTGAAGTCTTAGAACAAAGATTAAGAGGAAGAAATACTGACAGTGAAGAAGTTATTCAAAAAAGACTTAAAAATGCAATTGGTGAATTAAAATTTGAAGAAAGATATGATCATGTTATAATAAATTATGATATAGATAAGTCTGTTCAAGAATTAATTGATATAATTGAAAAATAAGGGGAAATATATGAAAAAAGAAAAAATTTCAGTAGATGAATTATTAGAGGTAGTTCCTAATAAATATGAGCTTGCAATACTTGCAGGAAAAGTAGCTAGAAAAGAATTTATTGACGGTGTAGAAAAGTTTAAAATAATAGATAAAGTATTTGAAAATATATTAGATGGAAAAGTAAAAATAGTTGAATCTGAGTAGTTAGGTCTTGACAAATTTAATTTCCATATTATACTTATATTAATGGAGGATATATGACTGTAAGAAAATATTCAGAAGATGAATTAAAAATAATTGATACTGTTGATATAGTTGAAGTTGTTGAACAGTTTGTTAGTCTTAGTAAACATGGTAATTCGTATACTGGATTTTCTCCGTTTAAAAGTGAAAAAACACCATCTTTTTCTGTGAAACCTAGTGATAAAATTTTTAAGGATTTTTCAACGGGTATAGGAGGGAACGTTATTTCTTTCTATGCTAGAATGAAGAATATATCATATAGGGAAGCAATGCAGGAACTAGCTGGTATTTATGGAATAAGGTTGTCGAATACGACTAATAAATTTGTAAATAAAGAGACTATTTATCATAAAATATTAAAAGATGCAAACGATGTTTTTAGAAGAAATCTTTTAGAGAATCAAAGGGCATTAGAATACATGCAAAGTAGAGGTTATAGTTTAGAAAACTTAAAAAAATATAATATAGGGTATGCTAAAGACGGATGGAATTTACTTTTAAGTGAATTATCTGAAAAGTATACAGTAGAAGATATATATAAGTCTGGACTAATAACTATGAATAATGAAAATACTAATTATTTTGATTCTTTTAGAGATAGAATAATGTTCCCTATATATAATGTTAGAAATCAAATAATTGCTTTTGGTGGAAGATATATAGGTAGTGATAGTGAAAGCCCTAAATATATAAACTCTGTTGAAACTGAGATTTTTAAAAAGAGTAATGAACTTTATGGTATATTTGATATGGGAACAGCATTAAAAAATAATAAATATGCTATATTGACAGAAGGGTATTTAGATGTATTAAAAACACATATAAATGGGTTTGAAACAGCAGTTGCATCACTAGGTACAGCATTTACAGAAAATCAAGCTAAACTTTTAAAAAGATATGTTGATAGTATAATAATATTATATGATAAT
This genomic window contains:
- the gmk gene encoding guanylate kinase, with product MKGKLFIVSGPSGSGKSTVTQIVRDILNIPLAISVTTRAMRNGEVDGKDYYFISKEEFENKINNDELFEYANVHGNYYGTLNSEIEKRLESGQNVILEIDVQGGVIAKGKRPDSTLVFFKAPSLEVLEQRLRGRNTDSEEVIQKRLKNAIGELKFEERYDHVIINYDIDKSVQELIDIIEK
- a CDS encoding DNA-directed RNA polymerase subunit omega, producing the protein MKKEKISVDELLEVVPNKYELAILAGKVARKEFIDGVEKFKIIDKVFENILDGKVKIVESE
- the dnaG gene encoding DNA primase; protein product: MTVRKYSEDELKIIDTVDIVEVVEQFVSLSKHGNSYTGFSPFKSEKTPSFSVKPSDKIFKDFSTGIGGNVISFYARMKNISYREAMQELAGIYGIRLSNTTNKFVNKETIYHKILKDANDVFRRNLLENQRALEYMQSRGYSLENLKKYNIGYAKDGWNLLLSELSEKYTVEDIYKSGLITMNNENTNYFDSFRDRIMFPIYNVRNQIIAFGGRYIGSDSESPKYINSVETEIFKKSNELYGIFDMGTALKNNKYAILTEGYLDVLKTHINGFETAVASLGTAFTENQAKLLKRYVDSIIILYDNDEAGKNATKKVINILNNLEFNIKCLRLPEGIKDPDEYFNKYNSNEFTELLKHSISPLDYLFDVDLKNLNLNESSAKRDAIKRMKSYFENISNHIVYKDDLVRFSKYINVDLDYLEKEYYVTKTTSQKKVEVSNVEIEKKYTQDIRKDLEKRKIEALIYSNEVTQEYRDLIAELEILDPIYKELDKKLNSIDYSIEKLKNIYLTEEEDEILLDVVTDKEPELKKLTEEKAIKLFKDWLTFYIDEMIKQTENFAEIDVINKKFRNTQLKNKLNNSNSIMKLKEVYNEINELRGD